A stretch of the Nitratireductor thuwali genome encodes the following:
- a CDS encoding type I secretion system permease/ATPase, producing MQRSISETPRASARSELAACLAKFRLAFLAVAGFSGLINLLMLSGPLFMLQVYDRILPSRSVPTLVALILLVAVIYAFQTALDALRNRVLARIGSGLDERLNERSYRIMSRLPLVKGRSGEGLQPIRDLDQIGGFLASGGPAVLFDLPWIPLYIALCFFFHFWLGMAALSGAVVLLALTVLTEKYVRRPAGELAAHGARRNKIAQASVRNAEVLEAMAMRSNLAAHWSHASNRHRLAQVRASDVTGSFGAASRGLRMLLQSVVLAIGAFLVIQQQATPGIIIASSILTARALAPVELAIAHWKNFLAARQSWLRLGELFARFPAEEDKMQLPPPQSEIAVESLSVVPPGDRHMVANDVTFSLNAGSALGIIGPSASGKSSLARALVGVWPAARGRVRLDGAAIEHWPAEALGRYVGYLPQDVELFSGTIAQNIARFDPAPEPAAIIAAARTAGLHETILRFPRGYQTEIGEGGTSLSAGQRQRIGLARALYGDPFLVVLDEPNSNLDTVGERALTQAILAVKRRGGVVVVIAHRPSALAAVDFLLVLEGGHQRMFGSKEAIVRGSTRTAEQGTLQAVPSTGKVL from the coding sequence ATGCAACGATCCATCTCCGAGACACCGCGGGCGTCAGCAAGGTCCGAACTGGCCGCCTGCCTGGCGAAATTCCGGCTTGCATTCCTGGCAGTCGCCGGCTTCAGCGGCCTGATAAATCTGCTCATGTTGTCGGGCCCGCTCTTCATGCTGCAAGTCTACGACCGGATTCTGCCGAGTCGCAGCGTGCCTACCCTGGTGGCCCTTATCCTCCTGGTGGCGGTCATATATGCGTTCCAGACCGCACTCGATGCCCTCCGCAACCGTGTCCTGGCACGCATAGGGAGCGGGCTGGATGAGCGCCTCAACGAACGGAGCTACCGGATCATGTCGCGGCTGCCTCTTGTCAAAGGCCGCTCCGGTGAAGGCCTGCAGCCCATCCGCGATCTCGATCAGATCGGCGGTTTCCTGGCAAGCGGGGGCCCTGCCGTCCTGTTCGACCTCCCGTGGATCCCACTTTACATCGCACTCTGCTTCTTCTTCCATTTCTGGCTCGGCATGGCCGCGCTTTCCGGCGCCGTCGTGCTTTTGGCGCTAACCGTGCTGACGGAGAAATATGTTCGCCGGCCCGCAGGCGAACTTGCCGCACATGGCGCCAGGCGCAACAAAATTGCGCAGGCCAGCGTCCGCAACGCCGAGGTTCTCGAGGCGATGGCCATGCGGTCCAACCTTGCCGCACATTGGAGCCACGCTTCCAACAGGCACCGGCTCGCCCAGGTGCGGGCGAGCGACGTGACCGGCTCGTTCGGAGCAGCTTCTCGAGGCTTGCGCATGCTGCTGCAGTCCGTGGTGCTGGCCATCGGCGCGTTTTTGGTCATACAGCAGCAGGCTACCCCCGGCATCATCATCGCAAGTTCCATCCTGACGGCACGGGCTCTGGCCCCCGTCGAGCTCGCGATCGCGCATTGGAAGAACTTTCTTGCCGCAAGGCAAAGCTGGCTGCGGCTGGGCGAGCTTTTCGCCCGCTTTCCCGCCGAGGAAGATAAGATGCAGCTTCCGCCGCCGCAGTCGGAAATAGCCGTCGAAAGTCTCAGCGTCGTCCCGCCTGGAGACCGCCACATGGTCGCCAACGATGTCACGTTCTCCCTGAACGCCGGATCCGCCCTCGGAATTATCGGTCCGAGCGCCTCGGGCAAATCCTCTCTTGCCCGTGCGCTGGTCGGCGTGTGGCCAGCTGCCAGGGGCAGAGTCCGCCTCGACGGCGCAGCCATCGAGCACTGGCCTGCCGAGGCGCTCGGGCGATATGTCGGTTATCTGCCGCAGGATGTGGAGCTCTTCTCGGGAACGATCGCGCAAAACATCGCCCGTTTCGATCCGGCGCCGGAACCGGCGGCGATCATCGCTGCGGCCAGGACGGCCGGATTGCACGAAACGATACTGAGATTCCCGCGCGGCTATCAGACCGAAATCGGCGAGGGCGGTACCTCCCTCTCTGCCGGTCAGCGCCAGCGCATCGGACTGGCTCGTGCTCTTTACGGGGACCCGTTCCTGGTCGTGCTGGACGAGCCGAACTCAAATTTGGACACCGTTGGCGAAAGAGCTCTCACGCAGGCAATCCTCGCGGTGAAACGCCGAGGCGGTGTCGTCGTCGTAATCGCCCATCGCCCGAGCGCACTGGCAGCAGTGGACTTTCTGCTTGTGCTCGAAGGCGGTCACCAGCGGATGTTCGGCTCCAAGGAGGCGATCGTGCGTGGCTCCACACGAACTGCCGAACAGGGAACCCTGCAGGCCGTCCCTTCGACGGGGAAGGTGTTGTGA
- a CDS encoding HlyD family type I secretion periplasmic adaptor subunit — protein sequence MSDIAKVHDLQWYSEVPRSIWKQTTVGLVLLVVSFGGFGTWALTAPLAAAVIAQGSFVATGQNKIVQHLEGGIIKQILVDEGDLVETDQPLVVLDETAARAKERQLVLRKARLEIIAARLAAQVQGRDTIELPPVISQNLDDPDISAILHSQKLSFDAWRSKLASDLQLLDQNIESYGFRATGYERQREAVQEQLQLLQEEYEGKKTLLHKGLIRNTEVKAIQRAIAEAQGQIGRLSAEIAETKSQMVKQEQQARQTRNTYQEAALDELQGIEADLESVREQAREAANVLHRATINAPVAGTVVRLYYHTPGGVIESGKPILEILPADAPLIIEAQVSRNEIDSVKVGQKATVRLTALNQRTTPVLNGDVFYISADSLAEQTQNGDREVYLARIRLPVSELTRVPGFAPTPGMPAEILIQTMERTFFSYITKPITDSMARAFMEQ from the coding sequence ATGTCGGATATTGCGAAGGTTCACGATCTCCAGTGGTACTCCGAAGTTCCACGATCGATCTGGAAGCAAACAACCGTCGGCCTTGTGCTGCTGGTGGTGAGTTTCGGCGGCTTCGGAACGTGGGCCCTCACGGCGCCACTGGCTGCGGCAGTAATTGCGCAAGGCAGCTTCGTTGCGACCGGCCAGAACAAGATCGTGCAGCATCTGGAGGGAGGCATCATCAAGCAGATCCTGGTTGACGAAGGCGACCTGGTGGAAACCGATCAGCCGCTGGTGGTTCTCGACGAGACGGCGGCGCGCGCCAAGGAACGCCAACTGGTCCTGCGCAAGGCAAGACTGGAAATAATTGCCGCTCGTCTGGCCGCCCAGGTCCAGGGAAGAGACACTATCGAACTGCCACCCGTCATCAGCCAGAACCTGGATGACCCGGATATCTCGGCGATCCTGCACAGCCAAAAGCTCAGCTTCGATGCCTGGCGCAGCAAACTGGCTAGTGACTTGCAACTGCTCGACCAGAACATCGAATCCTACGGCTTTAGGGCCACCGGCTATGAACGGCAGCGCGAGGCGGTGCAGGAGCAGCTGCAGCTGCTTCAGGAGGAATACGAGGGAAAGAAGACGCTGCTCCACAAGGGCTTGATCCGTAACACGGAGGTAAAGGCCATCCAGCGCGCCATTGCTGAAGCGCAAGGACAGATCGGCCGGCTGTCGGCGGAAATCGCCGAGACGAAATCACAGATGGTCAAGCAGGAACAGCAGGCGCGGCAGACGCGAAATACCTATCAGGAAGCGGCGCTGGATGAACTGCAAGGAATAGAGGCCGATCTCGAGAGCGTAAGGGAACAGGCGCGCGAGGCGGCAAACGTACTGCACCGGGCGACCATCAATGCTCCCGTGGCCGGCACGGTCGTGCGCCTTTACTACCATACGCCCGGGGGGGTGATTGAGAGCGGCAAGCCGATTCTGGAGATCCTTCCGGCAGACGCTCCCCTTATTATCGAGGCTCAGGTCTCGCGCAACGAGATCGACAGCGTGAAGGTGGGGCAAAAGGCAACCGTGCGGCTGACTGCTCTCAACCAGCGCACCACGCCAGTGCTGAACGGGGATGTCTTCTACATCTCGGCGGATTCACTTGCCGAGCAGACACAGAACGGCGACCGCGAGGTCTATCTCGCGCGGATCCGGCTTCCCGTCAGCGAGCTCACCCGGGTTCCCGGCTTTGCACCGACACCCGGCATGCCTGCGGAAATCCTGATCCAGACGATGGAGCGGACATTCTTCAGCTACATCACCAAGCCGATCACCGACAGTATGGCCCGGGCATTCATGGAACAATAG
- a CDS encoding type I secretion protein has protein sequence MDKITEAIAHFIGLFEVSLEEARLRDQYDEFRALKARQPDEGDLWASQETVKAPYSFEGFAPELKYVSPGPELTPLDVLPYFRYTPQHIPIAPAQEITISGSLKAHLQGAWPGTAIDLPDLQPPGSVATVIAQYIRLHDDDYFSVGEHGLVFSPAISDGSELIALMSEAKNLSPLRDLQISDLSEGARDFSTTVTELIAAPYEPGDEAEVFTVHSATIEGTYVNGQLVDEAPELEDYLDLKKDEEDEEEREEEGEENDGIVHGSDRKGETAEAGSSISHSGNEAFKASVELQAGGNLLVNSVSLENNWLAGSVCAVVGDHIEINAVIQINAWCDTDWLTTAFGSLADGPPTQAFNIATFERLDPSKEATGAGDALESDFPKHWVVQEIDGDLMIMNWLEQYTFMMDNDIGVLSSSGVTTRIIGGGNTATNDISLTELGKNYDLIIIGGSVFDLNIIQQLNILFENDLIGATPGFQTSGTASVSMSDNLLWNQAHIYTIGRADRFEALSEAYGQAAASFANGNGSLSDGVLNDSAFAGLETLRVLYIKGDLIDVQFVKQTNILGDSDQVALAMDAVRPHPESDWTLSTGANSLVNMAGILDVDAAGKTYVGGSQYSDELLIQAELISSDPDLGAQDPDKLATEAVAFLGDDTTDANQNSPEGAGYTPTDAGQSDGLQSMLA, from the coding sequence ATGGATAAAATCACCGAGGCGATCGCCCACTTCATTGGACTGTTCGAAGTTTCACTGGAAGAAGCGCGTCTGCGCGACCAGTACGACGAATTCAGAGCTCTGAAGGCAAGACAACCAGATGAAGGGGATCTGTGGGCCTCGCAGGAAACGGTCAAGGCTCCATATTCCTTCGAGGGCTTCGCGCCCGAGCTGAAATATGTCTCCCCGGGGCCAGAGCTGACCCCTTTGGATGTGCTGCCATACTTTAGATATACCCCGCAACACATCCCGATTGCGCCGGCACAGGAAATCACCATTTCGGGTTCCCTGAAAGCGCATCTGCAGGGAGCGTGGCCGGGAACCGCCATAGATCTCCCCGATCTCCAGCCACCCGGCTCGGTGGCGACCGTCATAGCCCAGTACATCAGGCTACACGATGACGACTATTTCTCGGTCGGCGAGCACGGTCTGGTGTTCTCGCCTGCAATAAGCGACGGGTCGGAATTGATCGCCCTTATGTCGGAGGCGAAGAACCTGTCGCCTCTGAGGGATTTGCAGATTTCCGATCTCTCCGAAGGCGCCCGCGACTTTTCAACGACAGTGACGGAACTGATCGCAGCGCCATATGAGCCTGGTGATGAAGCGGAGGTGTTCACGGTCCACTCCGCAACGATCGAAGGAACGTATGTAAACGGGCAGCTCGTCGATGAAGCGCCCGAGCTGGAAGACTACCTCGACCTCAAAAAGGATGAAGAAGACGAGGAAGAGCGCGAGGAAGAGGGCGAGGAAAATGACGGCATTGTGCACGGCAGCGACCGGAAGGGGGAGACTGCCGAAGCGGGTTCCTCGATCAGCCATAGCGGGAACGAAGCTTTCAAAGCCTCGGTCGAACTGCAGGCCGGCGGCAATTTACTCGTCAATTCGGTCAGTCTGGAGAACAACTGGCTCGCCGGTTCCGTCTGCGCGGTCGTCGGCGATCACATCGAGATCAACGCGGTTATCCAGATCAATGCCTGGTGTGACACCGACTGGCTTACCACCGCTTTCGGCTCCCTGGCCGATGGTCCGCCTACGCAGGCCTTCAATATCGCGACGTTCGAGCGCCTGGATCCTTCCAAGGAAGCGACGGGCGCTGGCGACGCGCTTGAGAGCGACTTTCCAAAGCACTGGGTGGTGCAGGAGATCGACGGCGATCTCATGATCATGAACTGGCTCGAGCAATATACGTTCATGATGGACAACGACATCGGTGTTCTGTCGTCCTCCGGCGTAACCACGCGGATAATCGGCGGCGGCAATACCGCGACAAACGATATTTCTCTGACCGAACTGGGCAAGAACTACGACCTCATCATCATCGGCGGTTCTGTTTTCGATCTGAACATCATTCAGCAGTTGAACATCCTGTTCGAAAACGACCTGATCGGCGCAACTCCTGGCTTTCAGACCTCCGGTACCGCGTCGGTCTCGATGAGCGACAACCTGCTTTGGAACCAGGCCCATATCTATACAATCGGGAGGGCCGACCGCTTCGAAGCCCTGTCGGAAGCGTATGGACAAGCGGCGGCGAGCTTTGCAAACGGCAACGGCAGCCTCTCAGACGGCGTTCTGAACGACAGTGCCTTCGCCGGCCTCGAAACGCTCCGTGTGCTCTATATAAAGGGCGACCTCATAGACGTTCAGTTCGTCAAACAGACGAACATCCTCGGCGACAGCGACCAGGTCGCGCTCGCGATGGACGCTGTCAGGCCTCACCCGGAATCCGACTGGACCCTTTCAACAGGCGCCAATTCACTGGTCAATATGGCCGGAATTCTGGACGTGGACGCAGCGGGCAAGACCTATGTCGGTGGCTCCCAATATTCGGACGAGCTCCTGATACAGGCCGAACTGATCTCCAGCGACCCGGATCTGGGCGCTCAGGATCCCGACAAGCTGGCCACAGAGGCTGTCGCCTTTCTGGGCGACGACACGACCGATGCCAATCAGAATTCGCCAGAGGGAGCGGGCTACACCCCGACCGACGCCGGACAATCCGACGGCCTGCAAAGCATGCTTGCTTGA
- a CDS encoding HlyD family type I secretion periplasmic adaptor subunit has translation MSSGPTESDRSLRRNIAAGLAMVAVLVGGLGTWAAMTRISGAVVAGGHLVVESNLKAVQHPSGGVVGTINVANGDEVKSGDVLITLDDTLTRANLAVITKSLYELSAREARLAAEREGADEISFPHDLQDRSAAQHVARVIQSEQRLFTLRSAGHEAYIEQRRRRISQLREEIGGFQAQRDAKEKEIALVREEMASVRELVEKQLVQRSRLLDLERMEVQLEGGRGQLVAAIAEANGRISETEMAIVQFQQDWRSEVAGELRETEARLAELEERKVAAEELLRRTDIRAPQDGRVHELAVHTVGGVISAGEPIMTIVPSADELTVEVRVAPQDVDQVEPGQPVHLRLSAFSQQTTPELEGSVETVSPDLVQDERSGLPYYRVRIRLHGNHLEAFEAGSLRPGMPVEAFMRTSDRTVMSYLLKPLTDQISHAFRE, from the coding sequence ATGTCATCGGGCCCGACCGAAAGCGACCGCTCACTGCGACGCAATATAGCGGCCGGTCTTGCGATGGTAGCCGTACTGGTGGGCGGACTTGGGACATGGGCCGCCATGACGAGGATTTCGGGAGCAGTGGTGGCTGGTGGTCACCTCGTGGTTGAATCCAACCTGAAAGCCGTTCAACATCCGAGCGGCGGCGTCGTCGGCACGATCAATGTGGCGAACGGAGATGAGGTCAAGTCAGGCGATGTCCTGATCACGCTGGACGACACCCTCACGCGCGCCAATCTTGCTGTCATCACCAAGAGCCTCTACGAACTCTCGGCGCGCGAAGCCCGTCTTGCCGCTGAGCGGGAGGGTGCGGATGAAATCTCCTTCCCGCACGACTTGCAAGACAGATCCGCCGCCCAACATGTGGCGCGTGTCATTCAAAGCGAGCAGAGGCTCTTTACGCTCCGCAGCGCCGGCCACGAGGCGTACATCGAGCAGCGCAGGAGGCGGATTTCCCAGCTCCGCGAGGAGATAGGCGGGTTTCAGGCACAACGGGACGCCAAGGAAAAAGAGATCGCCCTTGTCCGTGAGGAGATGGCAAGTGTCAGGGAGCTCGTCGAGAAGCAGCTCGTGCAGCGCTCGCGGCTTCTGGATCTGGAACGGATGGAGGTCCAGCTTGAGGGTGGTCGCGGACAATTGGTCGCTGCGATCGCAGAAGCAAACGGCAGGATCAGCGAGACGGAAATGGCCATCGTGCAATTCCAGCAGGACTGGCGCAGCGAGGTCGCAGGCGAGCTGCGCGAGACGGAAGCCCGCCTAGCCGAGCTCGAGGAACGGAAGGTCGCCGCGGAGGAGTTGCTCCGGCGGACGGATATACGCGCGCCACAAGACGGGCGCGTGCATGAGCTCGCCGTTCACACCGTCGGCGGCGTGATCAGCGCGGGGGAACCGATCATGACGATTGTACCAAGCGCAGACGAACTGACGGTCGAGGTGCGCGTCGCGCCTCAGGATGTCGATCAGGTCGAGCCAGGCCAGCCCGTCCACCTTCGTCTATCGGCATTCAGCCAGCAGACGACGCCCGAGCTCGAGGGGTCGGTGGAAACCGTTTCCCCCGACCTGGTGCAGGATGAACGAAGCGGCCTTCCCTACTACAGGGTTCGCATCCGGCTTCACGGGAACCATCTCGAGGCTTTCGAGGCGGGAAGTCTAAGACCCGGCATGCCCGTCGAAGCGTTCATGCGTACCTCCGACCGCACGGTCATGTCCTACCTTCTGAAGCCGCTTACGGACCAGATCAGCCATGCGTTCCGCGAATAG
- a CDS encoding type I secretion system permease/ATPase, which translates to MTDDRNTAWVSREAEEPGSANERNDDHPRALSEALAPVEKDIERAVSQIDEVIAELHKVADEDAVAHPAVRVREAEPPLGGRPAMAASAKKTAPQVNGTRAAPNASPPPPQPAQAKDPVQTHPPGHHPRQADVVRERPSQASAGTTQMEKPAGVPNGEPRGTRASEETTAGFRQRQEAAATARAPIDEQDALPRTSEAGKSANGQSHANGQSHTATTSAKAATAEPTKNEGVPPPQVKSEKSPEGMVTIDGDRGPVKTAEAPPQNGGSSGGGRGGSGGRGGGGGGGAFHKRLGPVDFAASLKAGKLAVRKNLMVVMVFTVAANVLVLSIPLYLFQISDRVLTSRSTDTLVMLTIVVVGAVVLQATFDAIRRFILMRTAVEVAAQLGSPILSAAARASLHGNGREYQTLGDLQQLRSFLVSGTLLSFLDAPMAPLFILAVFLVHPDLGFIVVTAALLLLVLTLLNQRATSNPFGDANAAQSKANLHLDSMSRNSQIINALAMIPEAVKIWGRDTAGSLRSQVIAQDRNIAFASISRATRLLTQVSMLGWGAYLAIDGVITGGMVIAASIIAGRALGPIEGAIEGWNQFVQSRASYGRITTLLQNSPLNFERLNLPRPEGRLDVERLLYVPQGTKRVVLNGISFSLTPGESLAVIGNSGAGKTTLGKMLVGSILPTSGNVRLDLMDLRNWDQRQFGENIGYLPQDVQLFPGTIKANIARMREDVTDAEIYEAAQLADVHEMIATLPHGYETLVAADGSPLSGGQKQRVALARAFFGNPRMVVLDEPNSNLDSAGDAALARALQHAKNNKITVITITQRPSVLQNVDKILLLVNGTVALFGKRRDVVQALESRGISIEGGSFGHQIQ; encoded by the coding sequence ATGACCGACGACCGCAATACAGCCTGGGTCTCCCGTGAAGCAGAGGAGCCGGGAAGCGCGAATGAGAGGAATGATGATCATCCTCGTGCACTTTCCGAGGCGCTTGCGCCGGTGGAGAAGGACATCGAGCGCGCGGTCAGCCAGATCGACGAGGTGATCGCCGAGTTGCACAAGGTCGCGGACGAAGACGCGGTCGCGCATCCGGCAGTTCGCGTTCGGGAGGCAGAACCACCCCTGGGCGGCCGGCCTGCGATGGCCGCCTCGGCAAAGAAAACCGCTCCACAGGTCAATGGTACACGCGCGGCACCCAACGCCTCGCCCCCTCCCCCGCAGCCTGCGCAGGCTAAAGACCCTGTCCAGACACATCCTCCCGGACACCATCCGCGTCAAGCGGACGTCGTGAGGGAGAGACCTTCGCAGGCATCTGCGGGCACAACACAAATGGAAAAACCGGCCGGTGTGCCGAATGGAGAGCCGCGGGGAACGAGGGCATCGGAAGAGACAACCGCAGGTTTCCGCCAGAGGCAGGAAGCCGCTGCCACAGCGCGCGCGCCGATTGACGAACAAGATGCCCTTCCTCGAACGTCCGAAGCGGGCAAATCGGCCAATGGCCAATCACATGCCAATGGACAGTCACATACAGCAACCACCAGCGCAAAGGCGGCCACCGCTGAACCGACCAAGAATGAAGGCGTACCGCCTCCACAGGTGAAGAGCGAGAAATCCCCGGAAGGAATGGTAACGATCGATGGCGACCGGGGGCCCGTCAAGACAGCCGAAGCGCCGCCTCAAAACGGTGGTTCGTCCGGCGGCGGCAGAGGCGGATCCGGCGGCCGCGGTGGCGGTGGCGGTGGCGGAGCGTTTCACAAGCGCTTGGGCCCTGTGGACTTCGCCGCCTCGCTGAAGGCGGGAAAACTGGCCGTCAGAAAGAATCTCATGGTGGTGATGGTGTTTACCGTCGCGGCCAATGTGCTTGTGCTCAGCATTCCTCTGTATCTCTTCCAGATATCGGACCGCGTGCTCACCAGCCGTTCGACGGACACGCTTGTCATGCTGACGATCGTGGTCGTCGGGGCTGTTGTTCTGCAGGCCACGTTCGATGCCATCCGACGGTTCATTTTGATGCGGACCGCAGTGGAGGTTGCCGCGCAACTGGGATCGCCCATTCTCAGCGCGGCGGCTCGAGCCTCCCTCCACGGAAACGGCCGCGAGTATCAGACGCTGGGCGATCTGCAACAACTCCGCTCCTTCCTGGTCTCGGGAACTTTGCTGTCCTTCCTCGATGCGCCGATGGCGCCCTTGTTCATTCTGGCAGTGTTTCTCGTCCACCCGGACCTCGGCTTCATCGTCGTTACCGCGGCGCTTCTGCTGCTGGTGCTCACGCTGTTGAACCAGCGGGCGACGTCCAACCCCTTCGGCGATGCGAACGCCGCGCAGAGCAAGGCCAATCTCCACCTCGATTCCATGTCGCGCAATTCCCAGATCATCAACGCGCTGGCGATGATCCCCGAAGCCGTGAAGATTTGGGGCAGGGATACGGCAGGTTCGCTCCGGTCGCAGGTCATCGCGCAAGACCGCAACATTGCCTTCGCGTCGATCTCCCGCGCCACGCGGCTGCTTACGCAGGTGAGCATGCTGGGATGGGGTGCCTACCTTGCGATCGACGGGGTGATAACAGGCGGGATGGTCATCGCCGCCTCGATCATCGCCGGTCGGGCCCTGGGCCCGATCGAAGGCGCGATCGAGGGCTGGAACCAGTTCGTGCAGTCACGCGCATCCTATGGCCGGATTACCACGCTGCTGCAGAACTCGCCGCTGAATTTCGAGCGGTTGAACCTTCCGCGGCCGGAAGGGCGTCTCGACGTGGAGCGGTTGCTCTATGTGCCCCAGGGCACCAAGCGCGTCGTCCTCAACGGCATCTCGTTCTCCCTCACGCCGGGAGAGTCCCTGGCGGTTATCGGGAATTCGGGGGCCGGCAAGACGACGCTCGGCAAAATGCTGGTCGGGTCCATCCTGCCGACCTCCGGCAATGTGCGCCTGGACCTCATGGATCTGAGGAACTGGGACCAGCGCCAGTTCGGCGAGAACATTGGCTACCTGCCGCAGGACGTGCAACTCTTCCCCGGCACGATCAAGGCCAACATCGCGCGCATGCGCGAAGACGTCACCGATGCAGAAATCTATGAAGCTGCCCAACTCGCCGACGTGCACGAGATGATCGCCACTTTGCCCCATGGCTATGAGACCCTGGTGGCGGCTGACGGTTCTCCTCTCTCGGGAGGTCAGAAGCAGCGGGTCGCCCTTGCGCGCGCCTTCTTCGGCAATCCACGAATGGTGGTGCTCGATGAGCCGAACTCCAACCTGGACAGCGCAGGCGACGCAGCACTCGCACGGGCGCTGCAGCACGCCAAGAATAACAAGATAACAGTGATCACCATAACCCAACGGCCCTCGGTCCTGCAGAACGTCGACAAGATACTGCTTCTCGTGAACGGGACAGTCGCACTCTTCGGCAAGCGCAGAGATGTAGTTCAGGCGCTGGAATCGCGCGGGATCAGCATCGAGGGCGGATCGTTCGGACACCAGATCCAGTAG
- a CDS encoding GNAT family N-acetyltransferase has product MFIDTIRTTEELHALRGDWDRIYASDPDAQFFLSWNFMHRYLRRFNGAWFILAARPGRRESGYVALLPLRLSTKMNGKTGLACNEINMGGNFAADYTGILTMPEHAGSAVPAFAAHLKELHWAKLHLENFRGSERKWRTFVSKLSDAKLAIQPMQRINSDNIDNCICPAASLPESWDLFLERNLSSNTRQKLRRFLRKVENSDAFGITHADASTVERDIEILLEFWRIKWSARKGKLLPGLIRSNRSIFRNAFQTGNLFLPVLWHGERPLGALAIFLDPVKKALLFYMAGRDEQANDIPAGLILHGHSIRYGIENGFRTYDFLRGNEPYKYSFGVTDTSIRCAVVRTTTGRNLGDKLDSRSLHGIFKHATEFHKEGRLPAAQVAYTQILQTQPSHRQALYQLGQLLTEKGAHRQAAEMFGELSKLLPASLKVWLRLGFALKAAERFAEAIGAFEKAMQLSPGLTIARYAIGQCLLRQGRVGEATDVFRSIVQQPAGGEKDRALRKRAWLLLHGLTREDPHSLHKQDRLDQVVAHLKNSASTMPFSPDALVGAK; this is encoded by the coding sequence ATGTTTATCGACACAATAAGAACAACAGAAGAACTGCACGCACTTCGGGGCGATTGGGACAGGATCTATGCCAGCGATCCGGACGCCCAGTTTTTTCTGTCATGGAACTTCATGCATCGCTATCTCCGCCGCTTCAACGGAGCCTGGTTCATCCTCGCCGCCCGTCCGGGGCGGCGCGAGTCCGGCTACGTCGCTCTCCTGCCCCTGCGGCTAAGCACGAAGATGAATGGCAAGACCGGGCTCGCCTGCAACGAGATCAACATGGGAGGGAATTTTGCTGCGGATTACACCGGCATCCTGACCATGCCAGAGCATGCAGGCAGCGCCGTCCCGGCGTTCGCCGCCCACCTCAAGGAACTGCACTGGGCGAAGCTGCATCTTGAGAACTTCCGCGGCTCGGAGCGAAAGTGGCGGACCTTTGTCAGCAAACTGTCCGATGCGAAGCTGGCGATCCAGCCCATGCAGCGCATCAACTCCGACAACATCGACAACTGCATCTGTCCGGCCGCATCGCTCCCGGAATCCTGGGACCTCTTTCTGGAGCGGAACCTGAGCAGCAACACGCGACAAAAGCTGCGGCGGTTCCTGCGCAAGGTCGAAAATTCCGACGCGTTTGGCATCACGCACGCCGACGCCAGCACGGTGGAACGAGACATTGAAATCCTGCTCGAATTCTGGCGCATCAAGTGGAGCGCACGAAAAGGCAAGCTCCTGCCAGGCCTGATCCGGAGCAACCGCTCGATCTTCCGGAATGCTTTCCAGACCGGGAACCTTTTTCTGCCGGTCTTATGGCATGGGGAGAGACCCCTTGGGGCACTCGCCATCTTTCTCGATCCGGTGAAGAAGGCGCTGCTCTTCTACATGGCAGGCCGCGATGAGCAGGCAAACGATATCCCCGCGGGCCTGATCCTTCACGGGCACAGCATCCGCTACGGGATCGAAAACGGCTTCCGGACATACGACTTCCTGCGAGGCAACGAACCCTACAAATACTCATTCGGTGTTACGGACACGTCGATCCGCTGCGCGGTCGTCCGTACGACCACAGGGCGCAATCTCGGCGACAAGCTGGATTCCAGATCGCTGCACGGCATCTTCAAGCACGCGACCGAATTCCATAAGGAAGGCCGCCTGCCCGCGGCCCAGGTCGCCTACACGCAGATCCTGCAAACTCAACCATCTCATCGGCAAGCGCTCTATCAACTGGGCCAACTGCTTACCGAGAAGGGTGCTCATCGCCAGGCGGCCGAAATGTTCGGAGAACTTTCCAAGCTGTTACCCGCTTCTCTCAAGGTCTGGCTGCGACTGGGATTTGCATTGAAGGCAGCAGAGCGCTTCGCGGAAGCGATCGGTGCGTTCGAAAAGGCGATGCAGCTCAGTCCGGGGCTCACAATTGCGCGCTACGCCATCGGACAGTGCCTCCTCCGGCAGGGACGCGTCGGCGAGGCGACCGACGTGTTCCGATCGATCGTGCAGCAACCGGCAGGCGGAGAAAAAGATCGCGCGCTCCGCAAACGGGCTTGGCTGCTTCTTCACGGATTGACACGAGAGGATCCGCATTCGCTGCACAAGCAGGACAGGTTGGATCAGGTCGTTGCGCATCTGAAGAACTCCGCATCGACGATGCCTTTTTCCCCGGACGCTTTGGTTGGAGCAAAATGA